From a single Osmerus mordax isolate fOsmMor3 chromosome 14, fOsmMor3.pri, whole genome shotgun sequence genomic region:
- the snrpd3l gene encoding small nuclear ribonucleoprotein D3 polypeptide, like — protein MSIGVPIKVLHEAEGHIVTCETITGEVYRGKLIEAEDNMNCQMSNITVTHRDGRVAQLELVYIRGSKIRFLILPDMLKNAPMLKSMKNKNQAAGAGRGKAAILKAQVAARGRGRGGMGRGNIFQKRR, from the exons ATGTCTATCGGTGTTCCTATCAAAGTTCTTCATGAAGCAGAGGGGCACATAGTTACCTGTGAGACCATTACTGGCGAGGTGTACAGAGGTAAACTCATTGAAGCTGAGGACAACATGAATTGCCAG ATGTCAAACATTACAGTTACGCACAGAGATGGACGTGTTGCTCAACTGGAGCTGGTCTACATTAGAGGCAGCAAAATCCGCTTCCTGATCCTACCGGACATGCTAAAGAATGCCCCCATGTTAAAGAGCATGAAGAACAAGAACCAGGCCGCTGGTGCTGGGAGAGGGAAGGCGGCCATTCTTAAAGCCCAGG TGGCTGCGAGAGGGAGAGGTCGTGGAGGAATGGGAAGAGGAAACATTTTCCAAAAAAGGCGATAA